Sequence from the Rutidosis leptorrhynchoides isolate AG116_Rl617_1_P2 chromosome 3, CSIRO_AGI_Rlap_v1, whole genome shotgun sequence genome:
taaaagaaaagttttcggatctatcattctcacacctaaagatgtaaaacctgtgggatatagatgggtttttgtgcgaaaaagaaatgagaaaaatgaagttacaaggtataaagctagacttgtagctcaaggtttttctcaaagaccgggaattgattatgaggaaacttattctcctgttatggatgcaattacttttagatacttaatcagcctggcagtttctgaaaatttagaaatgcatctcatggatgttgtgactgcttatctttatggatcacttgatagtgatatatatatgaagatacctgaaggatttaaggtatcagaagcaaccaatgcaaaacccaaagaaatgtactcaatcaagttacaaaggtctttatatgggttgaaacaatcgagtcgcatgtggtataaacgattaagtgattacttgataagcaaagggtataccaataatcttatttgcccatgtgttttcattaagaaaacaacatccggatatgtgatcatagctgtttatgttgatgatcttaatatcataggtacaaataaagagatccatgaagccattcaacttctaaagaaagaatttgaaatgaaagatctcggaaaaaccaagtattgccttggtttacaaattgaacatatgcctaatggtttacttgtacatcaaacaacatatactgaaaagattttaaaacgttttaatatgaacaaggcaaaaccattaagtactcctatggttgttagatcacttaatgttgacactgatccatttcgtccctgtgaagatcatgaagatatcctgggaccagaagtaccatatcttagtgcaattggagctcttatgtatcttacaaattgtacaagacctgacatttcttttgcagttaatttgttggcaaggtttagctcagctcctaccaaaagacactggaatgggatcaaacacatatttcgataccttcgaggaactactgatttaggattattttattctaacgaatcaaaacaagatttggttggttatgcagatgcaggttatttatctgatccacataaagctaaatctcaaaatggatatgtattcctaaatggaggtaccgcaatatcatggcgttctcaaaaacaaacacttgttgcaacatcatcaaatcatgccgaagtaattgcattacatgaagccagtcgggaatgtttttggttgagatcaatgacacaactcattactgattcttgtggactagaacgcaataaaagttcaacaactatctatgaagataatgtagcttgcataacacagatgaaagaagggtatatcaaaagtgaccgaacaaaacacataccccctagattcttctcatacactcaaaatctcattaaggacaaccagattgaaatgagatatgttcagtccagcaaaaactctgctgaccttttcaccaaagcacttccaactgctattttcagaacacacgttcataatattggcatgaggcatgttcagaagatgtaacaactcaagcgttgcctacttgagggggagtcaactctatgatgcactctttttcccttagctaaagttgtatcccaaagggttttctttagcaaggtttttaacgaggcagtactagttattcactaataaaattatcatccaagggggagtgttataaaagtaataattggatgataattttattattattatagatattgcatagtatatttttttgagtataaataggtgtgttgagttagagtttatgggatgtattttttggttaacaaaaacacactctctctctctagattccaaatgacaccaaactctcattgtacatttttctataaataaaaaaccaattactcataccttttgttcaacctttgttttctccgttttacagtatctctatctctatataccttctacagtcaagaaccactaaaggtagttataagcctactgaattataacagtgtTCTTTTAAAACCGTATACTTAATTCAAATGGATACGTTGACATTGACTTCCAATTGATAGCGGAAATGTGTGATAATCTGGCGAAAATACGTGTCAACAGAATATTTGTGTGTATATGCATATTGAAATTTTAGTGTTCTTTTAAAACTGTATACTTACCTCTTCTTCTATCTTCTATCttcttctatctatctatctatctatctatctacatTTTACAAAGCATAAAAATTATATCCGACGTGTCAACCGTACAAACAATCCATAACATTTTGTCCACGTGGAGGTTTTTCTATCACAATCTTCCATCTTACTTTCAAATTAAAACTGTCACCTGGACAAATAAAAACTAATATCGCAGAAGCTATTGTTGAAAATAGCTTCACAATCTTCCATCTTCCATCTACAACCGTTCTATCTCTCTTTCTTTAATCTTCTTCCACCAACATCCTTTCAATAGCCGATTATGGCCGACGGCTGCCTGAAAATTGTTAGCCGCCACAACAGATTTAATCGCTACACTTTTACGCACATGATGGTATAAATTTTGTATACTATATCCGATTTAGGGAGTTCTCCATCGATGGTTCGCTACAGTTTCGGATTAGGGTTCGCTACCTTTGAGATTGAAACCCCTTTCAGATTGATTTTACGATCGCCATCAGTGAGGAATTAGAAAATGGTAATTAACTCCGCATCGATGTTTTAGGGATGATTCAGATTTTTTTATCGAATTGATTTCGGTTTCTACAAACGACAACAGGTACGTTTAATCAATTTGATTTCTCCATATACACAAATGTACGAGTGATGTTTTTTGACTTCTAAGTTTAAGAACCGTTTTTAATATTTGTTTCTTATTGTCATTCTTGATTGACATcaagttttaagattttgttatTGGGTCCGTTTGATGTAAATATACCTGCTTGGAATCATTTATATCAACAATTATTTTTGTTTGAATAATTGCAGTTAAATTATGCAACTTTGTAATCTTTTGTTACAACCATGATAATATTGTTACAGACCTCTTTAACCACATAATGTTGTTGCACACCTCAGTATGGAACCAGATCTCATTATTCTATTGATATATGGTACGTTAAAACTTGGTATAGGTTGAATTTGTTTATTATTATGTTATAGGTCCGTTGAACTTATGTTAAAACTTTAAGGAAAAAATCCTACGTATGATCTGCTTCGAACCAACATAAACATGGTGCTACTCTCATGTACTCACAGTATCCTTTGCATGTACTTCTTTAACTCTAAAATTTAATAGTTTTACTATGTTATAAGTTGATTTAATTGTTAAATGCAGTAAACTAATGGACAAATTAACGTTTTTGTACATCACTATGCTCATGTTGGACCCATAAGATAGCTTCCAATGGTGCAAACAAACTCCTActttattattcttaataattgaATTTCTTATAAAACAATTGATCGTTAGGGTTATAATGATATGAACTTTGCTGTAAAAATCACTCAGAAGAATAGGTAATAATATGTTTCCTTCTCCTCTTAAAACAGGGCTCTTTGATGCTAATATGGGAGGAGTTCATGTGGCTAAATCAATTTTACTACTTTGTATTGTTTAATCCATAACAATTATACaaagtacttaaaactatattccAGCTGTGTTCACTTCAGTGATGTTATCAACTATACTGAAGAACCAGACATTCCAGATGGTAAGTATTACTGTATATTTTTGTAATTCATTATCTTATTATTAGCTTTAGCTATATTTTTCTAATATAGTTCAAAGTTCAGTATTTAATCGTCTTTCCGCGGTATTGTAGATATCATTGGATGAGTTGTTGAAACTCGAAAAATAGTGGCGTATGAAAAAGATTATTAGAAGGAAGGAAAACGTCTAACAATGGATCTAGAGGATCTAAAGTACGATTTTCAATAATTTTAATTTGGTACACAACCTTTCAGTATTTGTAAGATACTTATTTTCTTTCCAATGTGTAGTGGTTTGAAGATGAAGTGTACTTTGTGGGATCATTATGCTGAGCACTATCGTAACTTTGTTGTGAAAGTCTCTCTTTAAATGCTTTTTTGACTCTTCAAAATGCTATTGTGAAATTTTTATGGATATAGATGCTATTGTTGATATTCGGCAAATAATTTAGCTTAGGCATGTTGTTGTTTTTGGTGTTGTTGTAAGTTACAAAATGAGAACGAGAAGGGCTACGAGACTAAATAAGCATAGTCAGTTCTTTCGATCTTCTTCGCGTATTATGATATATGTTAGAGATAGAGATGGGAAATTTGACCCATTAATGTTTATCAGTCTATTTGGGTTAAAAAAGTTTTAAAGGTCCAAATTCTTTGAGCTAAAAACTTTAACTAATAAATGAATTTGATGCTTCTTACGTTATTGTTGTATAGATgtagcaatttcgacccattatTAATAAATGGGTCTTTTGTTTCTATTGCAGATCGGTTCGGAGCGAAGATAGTCGAGTGTTCCCGTGTCATTGAATTACCCGAACAAAGGTACAACCTCTTTAATATTGTGTTACTATTTAAATTTAGTTAAATTAGATAAAGCTTCAAATATCGTTAATAATTCATGGGTAGATAACCAAGCCCTTAAATTCCAGTCTTTTTAATATGAAGTATATGTGGCAATTACAACCCGTCTACTCTTGATGTGTAGAAATTGGGTTATGTTGTATCTTAGAAAGGATCATTCGAAATATTTGAAAGTTAGAGCAAAACTTCATGTTGATCTGAAAAACATAAACGCGGGTATGTATTGTTTATAAAATCGTCAaatttttaatttttgataaaaaaaaattcagtattatattatatttttcagcaATAATATGCCTTATTGTTGCTGAAATTTTGATATTTCAAGATCAGTGCAGAGCATTTATAGTTTTATGCTTGCTCTCATATGTTTTGGGTTGAGGATATGGAAAGAATCATGGATGGTGTGAGGTACATTATCATGCTAACTTGCTTCATTAATTGTATTTCAAAATGGGAAAGTAATAATGAGAGGCCTGGGCGGGTTGGATAACGGGTCAAATAAATAATGTGATGGGTTTTTTGTACTGTTCAGGTTGCATTTGTAATGGGCCAAAAGAGTCCGAGTCACGTATTATCAAGAATTGTGTCTCAAATATGATCACAGGTATattatgtcaataataataatttagtttcgGCCATGGATATTATGTCGAATAAATCTTTTCGTGTAGGCTGCCTTGGAAAAACTCACAAGGCACATCGAGTATAATGAAATTGGAAGAATTTAGTTAAACCATAGTGAACCAACCATGAACCTCAACCACTAATTTTTCATCTTATATGCTACATTTCAGAATGACACAAGTACTTGGTGGGGCAAGTTAGAACCTTTTAAACTTTCAAATTGGGTCTAACTTGACTACATTATTATTATCGTAAGATAGTTGAATATGTATAGTAAAGTTTAATTTAACGAGTTTACaattacataatataatattaacaACACTATTTTAGTACAGGAAACTATAGGTTAGACAAAATGTGGGTGGATGAACCTGTTGACAACATTATTTAGTACAAGAAACTATAAGTTTATTTGTATTTAATTCAATTTACAAGTGTGGCGATTGATTGACTTTTATGAGTCAAAAGGATAACATAATGCATGTTGACTGTGATAAAATAAAAAGTGATATGGGAAGGCGTATAATATTATTAGTTTGTATTTATCAATATGTAGTAGTAAGCTTTTATGAGGCGCAAATGCTTTAAACATGCTATGGTATTATTAAAGTTTTATTAGTCAATGAAACAtcacttacacttccattttcttTTTAGGTAAAAACACTTTTAGCGAAGATGGATGCTCAAGTTATGGTGTAGCTATAATAACTTTGGAGAAATGAACATTAAAATATGCAGCTTAGCTTTTCAAATACATTAAAACGATTCCAAACCTTTTTTTAGCAGCGTGATGTACTTGCCCATTAAGACACTTTGACCCATTACATATTTTTTCGGTGAACTTAAACTTGTTGTAGTAAAATTACTATATCTATTTCTATGTTCATTTATACACTTTGACCCATTTAGACCACAAATATCGGGTCTTTACTTTAATTCATCATTGGACTGGTTTTCAGTTCAAGAGTCCCCTATTGTGTATTTTGATGCACTTTGAGCTGTATCATTTtcctttattcattttatatatgaaaCTCATGTTTTTAAGTTTATATTACCATGCTTGATGCAATTGTAATCATTGCTATATTTTTGTAGATGTACAGTCAATTCAAGAGATCGGTTTTGAATGAGTTTGTTACGGGTGATTAAGAGACTGACTCAGAAAATTTTCAAATCTTCATCAGGTACATATCCTTCAATCACAACTAAATTATAATGTTGTATTTAATATTGGTGTAACGCACGGGCTTTAGAACCTACAGGTAATAACACGATTATATAGTCATGTGATGCATTGTTGAGCGGGGCTATAAAACCTACAGGCCATTATTTCACTGTCTTTAAAAGTTATCAAGTTTCTCTAATCGAAATGAGTTTGTATTGTTTTACTGGTATGAAATCAAATATGCATATATAGATATCCATAACAGGTGTCAATATGGGTATTGTATCAAAACATATGCAAGAATAAAAAAACAATCACAACTGACATGCATCTAAAATAACAAATCCTTCAAACTTTTGAAGTTATGTTGAGCCTTACAAACTCCAAAACACTTGAAATTTGTTGTTTACCGGATCAACCTAGCCGTTGCTTAATAGGTGATTTGATATGAACTATATATATTTTGCAATCAAGGCTTTATTCGTTTTGCTTTTGATCAAGCATACTTTATGAATTTGCTTATAATTCACAAATCATTATGTATGTAATTAACTTTAATATTGATGTATATAAAAATTGATTTATAAACTTCCGTGCAACCCACGGGCCCATAATAATTGTGAATCGATGATTCAAGATGATGAGATGACGCGTTTTCCATCGATATTTTGAACGAAAATCTTAAATTGTTTGGGTGTGTTGTACTGTTTGATACTCTAACAAATGAGACTGAATCGTTCTGTATTTTTAAGTGTTCAGGGATTGTGGGAAACAAGTCTTTAGGTAAGTAATCTGCTTCATATGGATAGGGAAACAAGTCTATTTAGGTAAGTAATCTGCTTCATATggatatatcaattatatttttttatttaagttGTAGTTACATGTACTAACTACTGAATTTGATTACGGGTGGGTTTGACACAGCTCTTGCTGCAGCAAGGTTCGACCTTTCTTGGTGAACAAATTATTTAATGCTATAAAATTTGTTTGTTAATATGGTTTTGACTCgatatattgattataatatacagCGTATGATCGGGCTCCTATCAAGTTTCGGAGAATTGATGCTGatataaactttcatatatatgaatatgaggaagatattcttattttttatttttgtcacaggtaaattttatatttttcaggTGAAAATCATTTTTTATTTGTCACAGGCTATGGTAAACTTTCATATAATGTTATTTTGAATGTACCTACTTTTTTCATTTGCAAACATTTACATGAAATATGAAATAAgttgttattttttatttttatcattaagaaaATAGATGCTATATGCATTAGTAAACATAATGTTGTTTCGTGCTACAGAACGTATATTGATCCTATATACGTTCGTTAACAATTTACATGTTCTGTAATTAAGGCGACAAATTAAGGGTCGCGGTGCAACGCACGGACTCTTAAATTCTAGTATACTTATATACTTATTGATATGTGTTATGTTGTTACATACATAAACAAGCACTGTACATGGTAAACAATAGTTATATTTTGAACAGTTTATATGCATTGCAGATGGATTCAATCAAACTTAAGTAAGCTTTATGGATCTAATAAGAAGATTAATTATCTGTAACATCCATCATCATAATCTCTTGAGCTGAAAACTGATAGAGTGACAAAAGAACATATCATTTGAGTAAAAGTATTCATTTTTCTGAGACCAAATCAAACGAAATTCCATTCTCCTGTAGTCGATCTTGAAGATCAGTTGGGCCAAAAACTATCCCAGGAGTCAAGACGCCACCTTTAGGAAGATCTTGGCGTTGTTTCAATAACATCAAAGCACACTGAATCAAAATGATGGGGGTTGTCAAATACCCAATCTCGGGTCCCATTACTCTCGTAATGATCTCTGTATCAGGTTTTGCGTCTCGCTCAGAAGCCAGTTTAACGTCACTAAATCCAGTTCCAACAAACCACATCTTAAAAGTGGCACTAGCCACTTCCTCTTCGGTTGGACCCTCTTTCCTAAACCCTCCGAAACTGAAAAAGGAAGGAAATTTCAACAAAAGCCACCTCCCTAACCTAAAACTGCCCAGCAGCCCGATCGATAACCCAATTGCTATGAACCCAATGACACCCAAAAGACTCTTAGTGGCAATCTTTACTCCAAAATGAGCCGGTTTAATCGTCGACCAAAAGGCAGCTCGTTTCTCTGCCTGTTTGGGATCCTCATTGACTCCTTGGAGACCACTTGGGTTCTCTGTAAGTGCTGCAAGTGTTCTTCGGACTACAATGGCATCTGCAGATGGAAGCTTCACTGCCCAAACCCCGAGATCTTGCTGGTGCTCGATAGTCGATCCTTTTTCAGGAGGGGGCCCGGGAATCTAATTAACACAAATAAAGCCACATTAGATGACCTGCAAGAATCTAATATATCGGTCACTTGCACCCGGTTTTTATAACGTGCAACTTATATAGGCTACTACTGTTGCTAGATGAAAGATAACCAGATTCATACAATAGCAATAAGATAAATAAATTACTATACACCATCGAAATTCTAAAGTTAGACACACATATTAGCATATTTGGTACAATTTAAGTGGTTTACAAACACTAAATCCTGTCTACAAGACTACAATTCAATAGGGGTGTATAACCGACCCGAGTTGAGTTCAAAGAGCTTGAGCAAGGATCGTTTAAAATTATACTAATAGTTGTTGTATTACATAACtacatataaaatattatattttcgtaaaagaataataataatttcaagtttattaaaaaaaaaattcactggtAGAGCGTGCTACCAGTCAACTTGTATATCTCAATTTTTCTATTTGATCATTGACTAATGACTAAGATAATGATTATAATTCTCAGTCTTTGTATATAAATCAAACACTTTCACACACATGATCCTTCATTTAGATGACATGTTCTCTTCCATTATGTATACTTAATCTTAAAATTTATTGATTTTTAATACTAACAACTTTTAATACCTAACTTTAACAATAAAAAATTTTGATTCTTATCTTGCTAGTGTTATGCACGAGTGAGTTCTGAATTATTTACAACGAAAGAACGTAATCGAATGCAACTCGAAGTTTTAGGTTTGTACCGAATCATAACTTGTTACTTAAAGTTTGtgagtatatatttttaaattattttgTGCCACCTGTGATTCAAATTTCTGGCTTTGCCCCTCCCGTGAGCTAGTTGAGTTCAATGTAACCAACTCGATTTCGTTTACTAAACTAGTTCCAAAATATGTTCTAGCTCTAAAAGCTCGAATCGAGCTTTTAACGCTTTTAACAGTCAGCAAATTTACACCATGCAATTCAGATAATCAATCAGCATACTATTA
This genomic interval carries:
- the LOC139896339 gene encoding probable mitochondrial saccharopine dehydrogenase-like oxidoreductase At5g39410: MAELQQPAYDIIIFGASGFTGKYVVREALKFLNTPNSPLKTLALAGRNSTKLTQTLKWASSSTSHPSIPLITADTSDPNSLRHMASQAKLVLNCVGPFRLYGDPVVAACVESGCDYLDICGEPEFMERMEAAYHEKAVEKGSLVISACGFDSVPAEFGFMFNCKQWVDPAVPNRVEAYLSLESDKRIVGNFGTFESAVLGVANADKLAALRRSRPRRARPQIPGPPPEKGSTIEHQQDLGVWAVKLPSADAIVVRRTLAALTENPSGLQGVNEDPKQAEKRAAFWSTIKPAHFGVKIATKSLLGVIGFIAIGLSIGLLGSFRLGRWLLLKFPSFFSFGGFRKEGPTEEEVASATFKMWFVGTGFSDVKLASERDAKPDTEIITRVMGPEIGYLTTPIILIQCALMLLKQRQDLPKGGVLTPGIVFGPTDLQDRLQENGISFDLVSEK